The DNA segment GAAGCTGTCGATTAAACCGGCTGTTTGAAACGAACGTTCGTTTGCTGGGAAAATACTCACCATACGCTGTAGCGTCTCAGCAACAGAATTGGTATGCACGGTGGTTAGTACTAAATGCCCTGTTTGAGCAAACACACAACATTCAGAGATCGTTTCTTTGTCTCTGGCCTCACCGACCAAGATAGTGGTAGGCGCACTTCTTAGTGCTTCTGAGACGCCCTGGGTAAACGACGGTAGGTGCCGTGGAATCTCACACTGGGTAATCACATTATTATGCCGTTCAATCCCATAGTAGACGAACTCAATGGGACTTTCGAAGGTTTGGATTTTTTCGTGAGAGTGTGGATTCTCCAAACGCTGGCGAATCATTGCAGCAAGCAACGTGCTTTTACCGGACCCCGTCGAGCCGGTTACAGCGATCAAACCCTGTTGAACCTGGCTGTGCGCCACTATCTCCGGCTCCACCTGCAATGACTCGATACTGGGTGGCTCGGACGGTATATAACGAAACGTCATCTGAATACCGTCTACGCCATCTATCATGCAGCCCATCGCATTGACACGGAACCGCAAAGTTTCATCGCGATTTCGTCGCAGTTGATAACTGGTATTCACCGCTTGCGCTTTTGCTATCGTTGGCAGCGCGTACTCACCCAGCATCTCATCAAGCAAGCCCCGCAATTCGTGCGACTGAATGCGCCGCTGTATGAGTGGCAACATTTTGCCGTGCACGCCCGCTATGATCGGCGCATTTGACAAAAAGTGAATATCCGACGCTCCTGCATCCACTGCATGAATCAACGCGTCGTTGATGGCCAAACGATTAAGCGGTAATGGCACGTCTGAGAAAGGCTTCATCAATCAACACCCAGCCCAAACAACTTCGGCAGGGATTCTATTGCCCGCCAGTTCTCGGTATCGTGCTGCATTTTAGGCTTCGTTGTAATAGCGAGAGTACGGTCATTAATGACCAAATTATCATCGTCTCCTGATACCGCCTGCACGGAATCCTTGATAAAAGGTTCAGACACCATACCGCGTAACTTCAACAGGTGATACAGGTACATACCTACTAGGTCACGCCGCAATTGATTGATATTAATTCGCCAAACCGCATCGGCATTACTCATGCCATGCTGCCACCCTCGCACAACCCAGACGCGCCAGGCGTTCAGTTCCGCTTTATTCCTCGGCAGCAAAGCGGGTGTTTTAAACGATTGCGAAGGGGAATTAAGCAAATAATCCCTCCAGGTCGGTATAACGGTGATAAAGCGGGCCTGTTTGAGGATATGAAAACTCTGCCCGGCAGTGCGCAGCACCTGGCTATTATCACTGATCGCCAGATTATCTTTTGCTGTGGACAACACGGGGGGCAAAACAGTACCGTTTTTCATCGCTACCGAATCAAAACGGAAAGTGCGGTCTAAGGCTGACGAAACCGTCAGCACGGCTTTCTCCAACTTCTGATGCCTGTGCGCCATGCCGCCAGCGGCCCCAATGCGCATAGCCTCCTCCTGAAGCAACGGCCCGCGCGGTCCCAGGGCTTTCATGTCAATGTCATCGTCTTGCCATTGGTATTTGCTATGCGCGTAACGGTCACCGTAACGTGCCCCCCAGGGACGCACTGCATCGTCGCTACCTTTCGCGCCTAGCTCAACGAGCTCCTTCAAACTGGGAGAACCTTGCGCGTACAGCGGGATACTCACAACAATTAGCAAACTAAACGCTACCGATTTCATGTCACAGCCCCTTACTCGGATAGGTCACGCGCAGCAAACGATTGTTCGCGCTAATGACCGCACGCGAACCAACTTGATATTGAATACTGCGGTACATTTCGACAATCGGCACATCTTTCATATCCAGATTGATCATTAATGGTTGCACTGGGGAGCCCACAATCTTAACCTTATAATCAGCCATCATGGCCAGGCGCTCCACCAGTTGGTTCAATGGCCCATACCATTGCATTGATCCCTTTTTCTCAAACCCCTTCGGCACCTGATTGGCCCTAGCCAGCGCCTTGACTTTCTGGTCTTCCGTTAATAGTTGTGTCGCCATCGCGTTGTTGGTCTGACTGAGTATACCCACCGCTTGCTCGATATTTTTCGATGCTTGTGCGATCTGTTCTAGCACTAATTGTGTATCTTTGTCCTCGGCCTCTTCGATCCTCTGACGGACCTGCTCCGATGCTGTAGGTTCCGGCTTGGTTGCGCAACCGGGCAACAAAACGTACAGGATTATTAAAAGTAACGGTATTCTAAAGCGCCAGTGCATTAATTTCATTCCGTAATCCCTCTTTGTGCAAAATGTCCGCCGCCAATTGCTCAACGACATGCTGATCCAAATCCTCCGCACCAGACTGGCTGTCTTGCGCACGCAGCATACGTTGTTCAAACACGTCCTGAGCGCTCCCGGTGGGGAAATGGCGCGCCAGTACCTCCCGCGCCTTATTAGATCCTAATCGCTCGGTAAGGATGCGCCGTAGTGCCGCATCCTTTCGTGTCGTCGACAACGCCCACAGTTCCTCCGGCGGTGAACTCAGCATGAGTAGCTGAGTATGTAACCCAGAGCGCGTATAAAAACGCATGACAAACGGACAACCATCTGCGGTAGGTCCATTCACCCGGGTCTTCAATGCGTACACCTCAGCATCCGATAGCTCCAATCGTTTCGCGACCTTTGGGAGTTCTTCGCCGAGATTTAGCAAAAAAATGTTTTTGGCATTATTGATCATCTCGTTCGTAAAATGATCAATGCTCTGGCTGGCGATGCCGATGTGTATCCCAGCCTTCCCGCCCTCCAGAATATCCATATCGAATTGCTCGCGAACACGGGGGGCGTTGCGGGTGCGGTGGAACTCGTCAATAAACACACGTTTGACCGAATCCATAATCTCTTGAATACGAGGCCGGTGGTATGCCTGGTAACCCTCGGGCATATCGGACACCTGGTCCGTGTTAAGGAAGAATTTGTTCATCAAAACATGGCGAGCGGCCATATACATAACAGCGGTTTGCCGGTCCGCCTCCAAACCACCCTTCGGTGCCACTTCCTGTAAATCCAAGGAAATGACCCGGGCGTCGCCCAGATCCAACCGGGTGGGCTTAGACAAATTAGGATACGTCGACGGAACCAGGCTCAAGGCGCGCACGAACGCCTGTATTAACGACTGCTGGGTATCCTGGGATATCAGGACATCGCCGAATTGTGCTTTGATACTGGCGCTATTCTGTACCACGCTAATCACATCCATGATAGTAGGCACCGCGTATCGCTGTGCTTTCCAAGCATCATTAACCCGGCCGTGATTAAACAAAGCGTCAGTGACTTCCCACCACGTGGTCTTAATGTCCACAGGGTAACTGATTGAAGCCAAGGCAGCATCAACAATGCTATCGACCCCCACATCGTAGTGTTTTGGATCTCGATCATCGCTAAGGAGTTTGTAGGTTTCCTCAATGGCAGCTTTGACTAACTCAGATGTGTTGGGATAGGCGGTAGTCAATTCCAGCGGAGTCGCCAACAAAGAGACGAAGTTAATTAAAAAAGATTTCTCCAAAGGCAGCGGAAAACGGCAACCCAACTGGGTGTCGAATACATTGATGGCATCGGCGCTACTGAAACGCAACCGGCGGTACATGACCTGATGTTTTAAATGCTTGGGCAGGTGATCACGCGCCAAGTCGATAAAACCCTTAGAACTGGGCGCGTTGTCCATGACAGCGATATACGGCAACCGTGACGACTCACCATTGGTTAAATACGCCATATTCATCGTATTAGCCAGCAGGCTTTTACCGGATCTGGTTACCGCGATATACAACTCTATACAGACTTCCTGTTGCGCGGATGCGGGTTGATAAGGCCAAAGCCGGTTATCCAGGGTGCGGAACATGATTGTACCAGTGGTCCACGGCGAAGACTGTCCTGTGATAGGCAACATTCTCAACGCGTCGCGTAAAGGCGCTAATGACACCTCGCCGATACTCGCCAAACTGGCGCCAGGCAACGTGCTGACAAACCCCCTGGCCGGATCGCCTTGCTCAATCCGGACAGAGCATGATCCCCAGCCCTGAACCGCTTTCACGAGATTCGCGACCCGGCGCTTGAGTAAATCCGGTTTGCTGGCATCAGACCACGTGGTCAACGCGATCTGTAGCTGCACACCTTTGATACCGCTTCGAATAGACGCTTCCATACCCTCTATCGCGTTTACAATCTCCCGGTTGTTACTGCTGGCGAAAGCAGTAATCGACGCGGAAAGTTTTTTTAATGAAAGCTTCGCCAAACCGCCGCCGCTCAATAGAAACGCAATTCGGAAGGGAGTTGAAATATCGTGGATACGTTTGATCAGCTTTGGGAACGCAGACGCGACCTCAGGCGGCAGTTCAACCAGCACGCTGGTATAACTCAGCCCCCCGATTTGCAAAGTACAATGATCGGGATAGTGGCCATCCTGGTAAAACAACTGA comes from the Gammaproteobacteria bacterium genome and includes:
- a CDS encoding ATPase, T2SS/T4P/T4SS family; the encoded protein is MKPFSDVPLPLNRLAINDALIHAVDAGASDIHFLSNAPIIAGVHGKMLPLIQRRIQSHELRGLLDEMLGEYALPTIAKAQAVNTSYQLRRNRDETLRFRVNAMGCMIDGVDGIQMTFRYIPSEPPSIESLQVEPEIVAHSQVQQGLIAVTGSTGSGKSTLLAAMIRQRLENPHSHEKIQTFESPIEFVYYGIERHNNVITQCEIPRHLPSFTQGVSEALRSAPTTILVGEARDKETISECCVFAQTGHLVLTTVHTNSVAETLQRMVSIFPANERSFQTAGLIDSFQLIVTQRLVPDTHGQRVAIREYLPFNPQVRQRLFNADASHFSAIVRSLVEEFGRPMIAHANERLRDGLIDRYTYDLIGKSYG
- a CDS encoding type IV secretion system DotC family protein, with the translated sequence MKSVAFSLLIVVSIPLYAQGSPSLKELVELGAKGSDDAVRPWGARYGDRYAHSKYQWQDDDIDMKALGPRGPLLQEEAMRIGAAGGMAHRHQKLEKAVLTVSSALDRTFRFDSVAMKNGTVLPPVLSTAKDNLAISDNSQVLRTAGQSFHILKQARFITVIPTWRDYLLNSPSQSFKTPALLPRNKAELNAWRVWVVRGWQHGMSNADAVWRININQLRRDLVGMYLYHLLKLRGMVSEPFIKDSVQAVSGDDDNLVINDRTLAITTKPKMQHDTENWRAIESLPKLFGLGVD
- a CDS encoding DotD/TraH family lipoprotein (Members of this family include DotD of type IVB secretion systems and TraH of plasmid conjugative plasmid systems, both lipoproteins.), with product MKLMHWRFRIPLLLIILYVLLPGCATKPEPTASEQVRQRIEEAEDKDTQLVLEQIAQASKNIEQAVGILSQTNNAMATQLLTEDQKVKALARANQVPKGFEKKGSMQWYGPLNQLVERLAMMADYKVKIVGSPVQPLMINLDMKDVPIVEMYRSIQYQVGSRAVISANNRLLRVTYPSKGL